A part of Acipenser ruthenus chromosome 50, fAciRut3.2 maternal haplotype, whole genome shotgun sequence genomic DNA contains:
- the LOC117404707 gene encoding E3 ubiquitin-protein ligase TRIM69-like, which translates to MAFQKSDRRTGTSEITSICLSFGSFDNCNKVETSARDSRSYGLDKPNLTNDKITDWTLKLKSVMKSVFKSKKSRRQVITDWSLEECRGFIINLAKELNKVSQNTDIPHSLWKNEDTFSLVECRSFIMEWAKELNRRFQISERSSLDLTPRVAFSGSEGTEEKDGGQQGRGEQRHKGQNMGEEKSKGGEQILKQEQKIIMEWAMSLKSVPVSISLGEDVSQVLDELVKEWKRGKLSNILPILELIMWALILGKPQKGTIPCMWLSMKQRSQTIGAVRCIPDSVWKWIIDASVDVTLDQETANPDLILSKDRKRVRSGAVRNGHLVNSSKYMGWYCVLGMEGFTSGRQYWEVEVGEKRDWRLGVTTKSSTRNGYSFLNTSMGYWTLRLERGSEFKALTVPFTPLPLSLKPQRLGVYLDYEEGQLSFYDAEKKSHIYTYTEDFTDKLYPVFGTVDTESNADLVIVSHAGTHG; encoded by the exons ATGGCATTCCAAAAATCAGATCGGAGAACTG GTACATCAGAAATCACCAGTATTTGCTTGAGTTTTGGCAGTTTCGACAATTGCAACAAGGTTGAAACATCAGCACGAGACAGCAGGTCCTATGGTTTAGATAAACCAAATCTCACCAATGATAAG ATTACTGACTGGACCCTGAAACTGAAAAGCGTCATGAAGAGTGTATTCAAG AGTAAAAAATCCAGACGTCAAGTGATTACTGATTGGAGCCTGGAAGAATGTCGAGGCTTTATCATTAATCTGGCAAAGGAGCTGAACAAAGTCTCACAG AACACTGACATACCACACAGTCTTTGGAAGAATGAGGACACATTTAGCCTGGTTGAGTGCCGCAGCTTCATCATGGAATGGGCCAAAGAGTTAAACAGGCGGTTCCAG ATTTCTGAGAGGAGTTCTCTAGATCTGACTCCCAGAGTAGCGTTCTCAGGATCTGAGGGGACTGAGGAGAAAGATGGAGGACAGCAGGGCAGGGGGGAGCAGCGCCATAAAGGACAAAACATGGGGGAAGAGAAGAGCAAGGGAGGAGAGCAGATATTGAAGCAAGAACAGAAAATCATTATGGAGTGGGCGATGAGTCTCAAGAGTGTGCCG GTTTCTATCTCACTTGGGGAGGATGTGTCTCAGGTTCTTGATGAGCTGGTGAAGGAGTGGAAACGAGGCAAGCTGAGTAACATCTTACCCATCCTGGAGTTAATCATGTGGGCACTGATCTTGGGGAAGCCACAGAAG gggACCATTCCTTGTATGTGGCTTTCTATGAAGCAAAGATCTCAAACAATTG GTGCTGTCAGATGCATCCCTGATTCAG tcTGGAAGTGGATTATTGATGCATCag TTGATGTGACTCTGGACCAAGAAACAGCAAACCCTGACCTCATCTTGTCCAAGGATAGGAAACGAGTGAGAAGTGGCGCTGTTCGAAATGGTCACCTTGTCAATAGCAGTAAATATATGGGCTGGTATTGTGTTCTGGGCATGGAGGGCTTCACATCCGGGAGACAATACTGGGAGGTAGAGGTGGGAGAGAAGAGAGACTGGAGGCTAGGAGTCACCACTAAGTCTTCCACGAGAAATGGCTACAGCTTCCTGAATACCAGCATGGGTTACTGgaccctgaggctggagaggggTAGTGAATTCAAGGCTCTCACTGTCCCTTTTACCCCTCTCCCCCTGAGTCTGAAGCCCCAGAGGCTGGgtgtgtatctggattatgaggaagggcagctctccttttacgATGCTGAAAAAAAAAGCCATATCTACACATATACCGAAGATTTCACTGATAAACTCTATCCAGTCTTTGGTACAGTAGACACCGAATCTAATGCAGACCTTGTTATAGTGTCCCATGCAGGAACCCATGGTTAA